In Streptomyces sp. NBC_01231, the sequence CTGCTCGGTCCGCTGGGCCTCGGCTGCCGCGCGGCCGGGCAGAGTGCTGGAGAGCATCGTCGACAGCACCAGCACGACGACACCGACGGCGACCTCGAGCAGCACCGAGCGGCGTATTCGACGGCGGCCGGGGTCCTCGGGGGCGGGCTCGGCGACGGGTTCCGACTCAGGCACCGGGCCTTCCCCGCCCGACCCCGACGGTCCCCCCACGGGCTCCGGCACCCGCTCCCGGACGACCGCCTCCGACTCGACCTTTGCCGGCACCTCGGCCGTGACCTCCGCCTCCGCCAGCCGGGCCGTCCACTGCCGCGACAGCGCCGCCGCCGTCAACAGCAGCACCACCGCGAGCAGTTTGAGGGTCAGCAGGCGCCCGTACGCCGTCTCGGTGAGCGCGCTCCAGGAGCCCAGGCCGCGCCAGGACTGGTAGACGCCGGTGACGACGAGGACGACCACCGAGGCGAAGGCGAGCCGGGAGTAGCGGGCGATCATGCGGGCCGGGGCCGCGGACGTGCGGTACAGGATGAGGAGCAGGGCCGCGAGGCCGCCCAGCCACACCGCCATCGCCAGCACGTGCAGCACGGCCGCCGTCATCGCCACCGGCACCTGGATCCCGGCGGAGGCGTGTTCGGCGGCGGCCCAGGTCAGCGCGAGGCCCGCGGAGAGCGCGGCCCCCGCCCCGAGCCGGAGGCGCGACCACTCGGTGCGCCGCAGCAGCCGTACGAGGAAGAACGCGATCAGGGGCAGCAGGGCCAGGCGGAGCAGCAGCATCGCGCCGAAGCGGGTCGTCACCGTGCGTTCGAGGTCGGCGGCGTCGAAGGCGGACGCCGGGCCCACGCCCGACTCGTAGGGGGCACGCAGCGCCAGCAGGACCACCGTGGCTCCGAGCAGGGTCCAGAAGCCCGCCCACAGGGGCCTGCGCAGCGGGCCGGTGTCCGGCGGACGGCACACCGCCAGGAAGACGGCCGTGCCAAGGAGCAGGGCGGCGGCGAGGTACGCGAGATACCGGGCGATGTTGTAGAGACTGGCCGTCGCCGGGTCCTCGACCGGGCCGGAGTCGAGGACCGGCGGGTTCGGGGAGGCCTTGCCGACGGAGAAGGTGAAGGCACCCGAGACCGGGTGGCTGTCGGCGGACACCACCCGCCAGGCCACCACATAGGTCCCCTTGGCCAGCTTCGCGGGCAGGGTCACCCGGACGCTGTCGGAGCCGTCCGGCCCCTGCCGCGCGTCCTTGACGTCCAGCTGCTGGTTGTCGGGCCCGAGGACGCGGAAGGAGTCCTTGATCAGGCCGACCGACTCGGTGAACGTCAGGGAGATGTCACGGGGGGCCGACTTGAGGACGGTTCCGTCCTTGGGGTCGGTGGCTCGGAGGGCGGCGTGCGCCGACGCGGTTCCCGCACCGCCGAAGACGAGCAGGACCAGCACGCTGCCCAGCAGCACCAGCCCTTGAAGTCGGCGGCGTCGTCGTCCCGCCCTGAGGTCACTGTCACGCTCCACGTCACTTCTCCGTCTGTGGACTTGCCGCCTTCCGGATACGTACGGACGAGAGGCCCGCAACGCTCACCGCACCCCGTCCCGCCGCTCACCAGGTCGGACGCGCCGACACCCCGCCGTCCACGACCAGGTCGTGCCCGGTGATCCAGGACGCGAGCGGCGAGGCCAGGAACACACAGGCGTCGCCGATGTCCTCCGGCCGCCCCAGCCGTCCCAGCGGCGCCGCACCCCGCCACCGTCGCACCCCGTCCGGCCAGGCCTCCGCCAGCCCGTCCCGGTCGACCAGCCCGGGGGAGACCGTGTTGACGCGGATGCCGTGGGGACCGTATTCCAGGGCCGCCGCCCGGGCGTGCGCGACGACGGCCGCCTTGGACGCCGAGTAGTGGGCGTGTTCCGGCGCCGGGTGGCCCGCCTCGATCGACGCGATGTGGGTGACGCTCCCGCCGCCCTGCTCGCGCATGACCTCCGCCGCCGCCTGCGTGCAGGCGAAGACGCTCGACAGGTTGGTGTCCACGACCGCCCGCCACTCGGCCACCGTCATCCCCGGCAGGGGCCGCGTGGGCTGCACGCCCGCGTTGTTGACCAGCGCCGTCAGCCGCCCGCCGCCCCACTCGGCGGCCTCCCCCACCAGCCGCCGGCACGCGTCCTCGTCGGTGAGGTCCGCTTCCAGTACGACGGCCCACCCGCCCGAGTCCCGTACCCGGCCGGCCACCTCCCGCGCCGACGCCACTCCCGTACGGCAGTGCACGGCGACCGCCGCGCCCGCTGCCGCGAACCGCAGCGCGATGCCCCGCCCGATGCCGCCGCCGGCGCCGGTGACCAGGGCGGTCTGACCCTCCAGGAGTCCCGTGGAACCCTCCGACGGGCGCTGGGAAGTGTCCGGCGGTCTCATCGAACGCTCCGGCGGTCTCAGGGAACTCTCCCGCGGGTTCATGGACGGCACAGTCCCGCGATCTGGTCCGCCCACGCCGGATAACGCGCCGACAACTGTGCCGCGTCCCCGTGCTCGTAGCCCTCGTAGGTGAACCCGGGGGCCATGGTGCAGCCGAAGAAGGTCCACGCGCCGCCCGCCGCGACCCGGCCGCCCATCCAGGTGCCGGCCGGGACCGTGAGCTGGAGGTGCTGGCCCGCGAGGACGTCCGGGCCCAGGACGGCGGTGCGCGAGGTGCCGTCCGGGGCGAGGAGGAGCAGGTCCAGCGGGTCGCCGAGGTAGAAGTGCCAGATCTCGTCGTTGGGCAGCCGGTGCAGGGCCGAGAAGTCGCCGGGCGCGGCGGTCAGCAGCGCGACGATCGCGGACCCCTCGGGCCGCCCGTCCGGCCGCTCGGGCCCCGCCCAGGTCCGCCGGAACAGCCCGCCCTCTCGCGGGATGGGCTCCAGGCCGTAGTGGGCGACCAACTCTTCAGGCGTCACCAGGGCAGGCTACCGCCGCTCCAGGAACGCCGGTTGGGCGTGGTTCTCGGGCAGGTGCAGGTCGGGCAGGTACACGTCGGAAGGGCGGCGCGCGGGCCGGCTGGTCCGCCGCGCTGCCGGCGGGTCAGGGCCGGCCCGGAGCCGTACTGAGGAGCGACCCGAGGCCTCAGGGGGCATGATCGGGGTCATGGACGTCACTCTTCACCTCGCCCAGGACCCCGAGGCCGACGCACTACTCGGGCGCTCCCCGCTCGCCGCGCTCGTCGGGATGCTGCTGGACCAGCAGGTCCCGATGGAGTGGGCGTTCAAGGGGCCCCGCACCATCGCGGACCGCCTCGGCGCCGACGACCTGGACGCGCACGAGATCGCCGCGCAGGACCCGGAGGCCTTCGCCGCGCTCCTGTCGGAGAAGCCGGCCGTGCACCGTTACCCGGGATCGATGGCCAAACGGATCCAGCAGCTGTGCCAGTACCTCGTCGAGCACTACGACGGCCGGGCCGAACTCGTCTGGAAGGGCGTCGACGACGGCCGGGAGCTGCTGCGGCGCCTCCAGGAGCTGCCCGGTTTCGGCAAGCAGAAGGCACAGATCTTCCTCGCCCTGCTGGGCAAGCAGCTCGGTGTGCGGCCGGAGGGCTGGCGGGAGGCGGCGGGATCCTACGGCGAACCGGAGTCCTTCCGGTCCGTCGCCGACATCACCGGACCCGAGTCCCTGACCAAGGTGCGGGCGCACAAGCAGGAGATGAAGGCGGCCGCGAAAGCGGCGAAGGCCGCCAGGACGACGTAGCGCCTGATCCGCCGGCCTGGGTTCATGCGGGCGGCCCGTCCCGGGTGGCGGGGCCGTCACGCACGGTCCCAGCATGGACCATGAGCGAGGCACCGACCGGCTCCGCCCCTGGCCCGGAGTACGACGACCGCAAGGTCCACAGCAGGCGCTCCGCGAGAGTTCACGAGCCCGAACCGGCGCTGGAGGGCCCGCTGCACGCCCTGTCCCGAGCCGCCTGGCAGGTCGTCCTGTTCACCGGCGTCGCGTCCCTGGTCCTCGGGATCCTGGTCCTGGTCCGGCCGGGCGCCTCCCTCTTCGCGGCCGGCATCCTCGGTGTCTACCTCTTGAATCCTCCCCCCAGCTGAAGCAGGGGGATTCCTGGCTCACGCAGCCTGCGGGTCAGCGACCCGACAGGTCTTCCACGATCAACACCAGCCGGGTTGAAACCAGCCCGGTTTGGTACGGCGAAGCTTGGAGGTGCATGTGCTGTCTTGGCTCTCGATCAACACGGTGTACGCGCTTGGTTCTCGCAACGCACGGCGTGCAGTTTACCCGGGCAGGTGCACGGTGTTTCGCCCTGCGGGTGAAATCCCGCTGCCTGCCCTGCTCCGCAGGAGTCCGATTCCTCCCCGGCCTGAAGGCCGGGGCATTCTCGGAGGGACCCGGTGAACCCGCGCGGTCCGGGCCAGTGATGTCCACCGAACGGGCGGTTCTGGCCCCCGGCGTGCTGAACACCCGGCGTCGCACGGGGAGATGACCTCCCATGAGCACCGCACGACGCCTTCCACGCAGCCGCGCCTGGCTGCGGGTGCTCGCGCTGCTGCTCGCCGTGCTGGTCCCGGGCGGGCCCGCCGAGGTGTCCGCGCCGCCGGCCGTCTCCATGGAGATCGTCGAGTACGACGTCCTCGACACGGTCCTGCGGCCACCGGCCCACGACGCCCCCCGTCCCGCCGTACCCCCGCGCCGCCCATCCCGCCCCGGCCCGGCGCCCGCCACCGGGCGGGGCCGCCCCCGCCCGGCGCCACCGAAGCCGCCGTACGCCCTGCATGCCCCGCACACCGTGGTCCTGCGCTGCTGACAGAGCCCGCCCCGAGCAAGGCCGGTCAGCACGACGTCCCAGCACGTCATCCCAGCACGACGCGAGGAACACGAACATGCCCACTGACCCGTACGCGATCCTGCGCGCGCTGCTGCGCGCCGAGGCAGCACGCAGCACACCGAAACCACGGCTGAAGGAGACGCAACCGCAGCTGCCGCAGAAGGAACGGGGCCGCCGCTGAGGTTCCGGCGGAGGCGGTCGGCCGCCTCCGCCGGGCGACGTCGTCCGTCGACACCGGCTTCGCGCAGGTGACTGCAACCGGATCACCCACACCCCTATGACCGGTATGGACCAAAAACCGCACGCACCGGCTCGCGCGAGCCGAGCCGGGAGGCTGCGCCCGGCGAGGCTCGCCCGGTAGGCTTTCCGTGTGATCTTCAAGCGCATCGGAAACGGCCGGCCGTACCCCGACCACGGCCGGGAAAGCACCCGGCAGTGGGCGGACGTCGCGCCGCGCCCGGTCCGCCTCGATCAGCTCGTGACGACCAAGGGCCAGCTCGACCTGGAAACCCTGCTCGCCGAGGACTCCACCTTCTACGGCGACCTCTTCGCCCATGTAGTGAAGTGGCAGGGTGACCTGTATCTGGAGGACGGCCTGCACCGCGCGGTCCGGGCGGCGCTCCAGCAGCGCCAGGTACTCCACGCGCGCGTGCTCGAACTCGACTGACGAACCCGACCGCCGAACTCGACCGACGCCGCGCCCCGGTGACGGGTCGGTCCGGTGACGGGTTGGCCCTTTCGGGTTGGACCGCGCCGCGTCCAATGATCATCTAGTAGGAATCGTCGCCCGAGCGCACTACGCTGCGCCCATGAGCATGCTGACTCCCCCCGGCATGGGCGGCAAGTACCGGATCACGGGAGACAAGTACCCCCGGATGCGCCGATCCCGGCGGCGCGGCAGGCTCGTCCTCGCACTGGTGGCCTCCGCGGCCGCGCTCGGCCTGATCGGCTGGGGCACCCTGCAGCTCATCGACGTCTTCACGGGCGGGGGCAAGAAGGCCTCGGCGGCCGGTGCCAAGACGGACTGCGGCACCCGGGCCGCCCCCTCCGCGTCCGCCGGTTCCGTCGCCGCCGTGCCCAAGCCGGGCCGGATCACCGTCAACGTGTTCAACGCGACGCCCCGCAGCGGCCTGGCCAAGCAGACCGCGGACGAGCTGAAGAAGCGCGGCTTCAAGATCGGCGACGTGGGCAACGCGACCAAGGAGTACGACAAGAAGGTCAAGGGCGCCGGGATGCTGCTCGGCCCCGCGTCCTCCCTGAACACCTCGCTGCCCGTCCTGGCCACCCAGCTCAGCGCGGCCGAGCGCCGCACCGACGCCGCCCGCAAGGGCACGGACCTCGACCTCGTCCTCGGCAACGGCTTCAAGGCCCTCAGCACGAAGAAGGACGCCGACAAGGCCCTGGCCGAACTGGCCGAGCCCCAGCCGACGTCCATCTCGAAGAAGACCTGCTGAGCGGTCGTACGGAAGCAGTACGCGCCGCCGTACGGGAGGTGCGGGCCTACTCGGCCGCTCCGTACAGCCGGTCCCCCGCGTCTCCGAGGCCCGGGACGATGTAGCCGTGCTCGTTGAGGTGGTCGTCGACCGAGGCCGTCACGACCGTCACCGGGGTGCCCGCCAGCTCGCGCTCCAGGACCTCGACGCCCTCCGGGGCGGCCAGGAGGACCACGGCCGTCACATCGTCGGCGCCGCGCCCGATCAGCTCCCGGATCGCCGCGACCAGCGTGCCGCCGGTGGCGAGCATCGGGTCCAGGACGTACACCTGGCGGTTCGAGAGGTCCTCCGGCATGCGCGTGGCGTACGTGGAGGCCTCCAGCGTCTCCTCGTTGCGGATCATGCCCAGGAAGCCCACCTCGGCGGTCGGCAGCAGCCGCATCATGCCGTCCAGCATGCCGAGGCCGGCGCGCAGGATCGGCACCACCAGCGGGCGCGGGTGGGACAGCTTGACGCCCGTGGTCCCGGCGACCGGCGTCGTGATGTCGACCTGCTCGGTGCGCACGTCGCGCGTGGCCTCGTAGGCGAGCAGGGTGACCAGCTCGTCGGCGAGGCGGCGGAAGGTCGCGGAGTCGGTGCGCTGGTCGCGCAGCGCGGTGAGCTTGTGGGCGACCAGCGGGTGGTCGACGACGTGGAGACGCATGGCGACAACAGTAACCGGGCCCTGTGGGACCGGTGCCCCACGGGACAGGCCCCGGGCTCGGCCGGCTCCCTGGCGTCAAACCGGCCCTCCGGGGGAAGGTGGGAGGGACGGACTGGGGTGGTGAACCTATGCCTGACCGGGAAACCCGCAAGAATCCGTCGCCGCGCACACCGCCGGGGACACACAAGCAGCCGAGCACGAGGTACGCCTCGAACGCACCGGAGACACCGGGCGCGCCGAGAAGGCCGGAGATACCCGGCGTACTGCGCGGGCCGGACGCTCCGCAGACGGATGCCGAGCGCCGACGGCGACGCGCCCAGTTCCTGCGCGATCTCGCCGAAGCCCGCGAACTGCGCGATCGCGTCCAGCCTCGCCGGGCGAAGACCGCCCGGCTGAGGCACGCGATGCGCATGCGGACCTTCCGTTGGTGAGGACCGCAGGGGCGAAGACACGCCGAAAGGGCGGTGTCAGGGCAAGATCACGCACCACGCGCATGTCGTGCGGGTGGCAGTGCGTGAGCGGCTGGAAAGCCGCGTACGATCCGCTGTTGGCGGCAACGGGTGCGCTGGTGAGGCCTCGACGGAACCTCTGCTGCCACGAGATCGGCGGCAGCCGGACACACAGGGAGCCGAAGACGTCCCCTGAGCGCCTTCTTTCTGCCACGATTCCGAGTGGGTGGGGCTTGGAGCACAGCTCTCCCCGCCCTACAACCTCCGCCGGGGGGACCCCCAACCGGCACGCCTATGACCAGTGGGAGAGTCACGGTGTACTTCGCCGCACTGCTCGCGCGCACCGAAGACGGGTGGAAAGCGAGCGACACGGAGCTCGACGATGTGGAGACCCTGTCGGACCTGGCCGAACTGGCCCGTGAAGCCTCGCCCGAGGACGACACGGTGCTGGTCCTGATCGAGCAGGAGGACGCCTGGTTCGGCGTCGTCCGCATCGACGGAGAGGACGACCCTCGTATCTACGTCTCGGACGCAGCCGCCGCCGCTCGCAGTTCGTACGGCGAGATCCTGCTCACCGACGAACTGCTCGGCCGGAATCCGGGTGACGACGACGTCGCCGACCTGGACTCCCTCGACCTCGACGGTACCGAGGACGGAGAGGACGAGGACGACGACGGCGAGGACGCCGCCGGCTCCGCCGAGGCCGTGCCGCACGGCCCGGTCGGCGACGTCGGGATCCTCGACGACCTCGGCGTCGGCGAGAAGGAACTGAAGGCGCTCGCCACGGACGCGGTCACCGAGATCGCCGAGTCCCTGGGCGCCTCGGAGACCCTGGAGCTGGTCCGCTGACCGATCACCCCTTCCCAGGACCGCCGGACCCGGTACGCGACCGGTGGCGGGCCCCGATGCGGCTCGCCCTGGCCGAGGCCGAGCAGGCCGGCCGCGACGGGGACGTACCCGTCGGTGCCGTCCTGCTGTCCCCGGACGGCACGACGGTGCTGGCGGCGGGGCACAACGAACGCGAGGCCACCGGTGACCCCACGGCCCACGCGGAGGTCCTCGCCGTCCGACGGGGCGCAGCCGCACTGAACGCGGCGGCACGCAGCGCCTCCGGCAGGGGTGGCGGTGGGATATCGGCGGGCCAGTGGCGGCTGTCCGGCTGCACGCTGGTCGTGACGCTGGAGCCCTGCACGATGTGCGCGGGCGCCCTCGTGCAGGCCCGCGTCGACCGTGTGGTCTACGGCGCCCGGGACGAGAAGGCCGGTGCGGCCGGCTCCCTGTGGGACGTCGTCCGCGACCGACGGCTCAACCACCGCCCCGAGGTGGTCGAGGGAGTACTCGCCGAGGAGTGCGCCGGGCTGCTCACCGACTTCTTCCGGTCCCGCTGACCGGCCGTCACAGAGACCCGGGAAACGGATTTCGAACCACCCCCCGCCTTGCTGTAATGTCTCCCTCGGTAGCGTGTCCGAGCGGCCGAAGGAGCTCGCCTCGAAAGCGAGTGTGGCGCAAGTCACCGAGGGTTCAAATCCCTCCGCTACCGCTTGAGAAGGGCCCCGTCGTAAGACGGGGCCCTTCGTGCGATCATGTGCGCGCGTTGGGCGTGTCAGAAGCAACTTCAGTGGCAGGGGAGGCCGCGATGGCGGTGAACTCGAAGAAGATCGCCGTCTATGTGGTCGTGGTCTTCGTGCTGTATGTGATCATCACGGACCCGAAGAAGGCCGCGGACTACGTCCAGATAGGCTTCGAGGGCGTATCGGACGCCGCGAAGTCCATCGGCGACTTCATGACCTGGGTCGCCCAGGGAGGGAACTCATGATCCGCCACCTGGTCCTCTTCAAGCTCGCCGAGGGCGTCGAACGCGACGACCCCCGGGTCGTGAAGGGCGAGGAAGCGTTCCGCTCCCTTGAGGGCACGATTCCCGAGATCCGCTTCTGGGAGCTCGGCTGGAACCTCAGCGACCGGCCCATCGCGTACGACTTCGCCATCAACTCCGGCTTCGACGACGCGGCCGCGCTGCGCCGGTACGTGGAGCACCCGGAGCACCAGGCCGGCGTCACCCTGTGGAAAGAGTTCGCCACCTGGGTGATCGCGGACTACGAGTACTAGGCGACGCCACCTTCGGAGCCCCCCACCTGCACGATGGGGGGCTTTTTTGGGCTCTACGCACCAATTCATCCCTCAACACGGCGTTATGCGGTGCTTGCACACAGTGCACATGTCTTGTGATGCTATGACCGCTTTTGATGGATGAGTTGACCGATGGTGAAGACCGACGAAGAGGTGGCGTTGTCCGTGTCGGCCAGTACTGCGCCGCCTCAGGAAGAGGCTCCCGTCCAGCCCCCGGTGCCGACCGCACCCCAACGCAGCCGCGGTGCCGACACCCGGGCCCTGACACAGGTGCTCTTCGCCCAGCTCAAGGACCTGCGCCCGGGCACGCCGGAGCACAACAGGGTGCGCGGGGCGCTCATCGAGGCCAATCTCCCGCTCGTGCGCTACGCGGCCGCCCGCTTCCGGTCCCGCAACGAGCCGATGGAGGACGTCATCCAGGTCGGCACCATCGGGCTCATCAATGCCATCGACCGCTTCGACCCGGACCGGGGCGTGCAGTTCCCGACGTTCGCGATGCCGACGGTGGTCGGCGAGATCAAGCGGTACTTCCGGGACAACGTCCGCACGGTCCACGTACCGCGTCGGCTGCACGAGCTGTGGGTACAGGTCAACAGCGCGACCGAGGACCTGACGACCTCCTTCGGACGCACCCCGACGACCTCCGAGATCGCCGAGCGGCTGCGCATCACCGAGGAGGAGGTGCTGTCCTGCATCGAGGCCGGACGGTCGTACCACGCCACCTCGCTGGAGGCCGCCCAGGAGGGCGACGGCATGCCGGGGCTGCTGGACCGGCTCGGCTACGAGGACCCGGCCCTGGACGGCGTCGAGCACCGGGACCTGGTCCGGCATCTGCTCGTCCAGCTTCCGGAACGGGAACAGCGAATTCTGCTGCTGCGCTACTACAGCAATCTCACCCAGTCGCAGATCAGCGCGGAACTCGGCGTGTCCCAGATGCACGTCTCGCGGCTACTCGCGCGTAGCTTCCAGCGATTGCGCTCCGCGAACCGGATCGAGGCATAACCGCATTCCGGATCGGGGCATAACCGAATACACGATCGACGGATCACCGTGGCGAGCGAATCGCTCACCAGCGCGGATCCCTGGATTTCTGTGGTGAAAGTCCGTCAGACCCTCTCCTTACAGGGCGAATTCGCGTCTCGCATGTCGACATGTCTCTACAGCGTGTTGCCGACATGTGACATTCTGCCGGAAGCGCGTTTGCCGAGGCTTCGGCTCCGGTATTCAGGTGGAGGCTGCGTTCCTCCGTGGGAACGTCCGCCACGACCGTCCTCGCGACCCAAAGGGGGTGGCATGTCCGCAGACCAGGGCAGCTCGAAGGTGCTCACGCTCACAAAGAGCGAGCCTGCGCCCGCACTCGACGACGTAACGGCCGTCGAGGCCGCGCCGGCCCCGGCCCTCCCGACTTCGGGAGCTCTCGACACCCGCACCCTGTCCCGCTCCCTCTTCCTGCGGCTCGCCGCACTCGACGAGAACAGCCCCGAGCGCGCGTACGTCCGGGACACCCTCATCGAACTCAACCTCCCGCTGGTCCGCTACGCGGCCGCGCGCTTCCGCTCGCGCAACGAGCCGATGGAGGACATCGTCCAGGTCGGCACCATCGGCCTGATCAAGGCGATCGACCGTTTCGACTGCGAACGGGGCGTGGAGTTCCCGACGTTCGCGATGCCGACGGTGGTCGGCGAGATCAAGCGGTTCTTCCGGGACACGTCCTGGTCGGTCCGCGTCCCGCGCCGACTCCAGGAACTGCGGCTCGCCCTCACCAAGGCCAGCGACGAGCTCTCCCAGAAGCTGGACCGCTCGCCGACGGTTCCCGAACTCGCCGCGGTGCTCGGGGTGTCGGAGGAGGACGTCGTCGACGGCCTCGCGGTCGGCAACGCGTACACGGCCTCGTCCCTGGACTCCCCGGCCCTGGAGGACGACGGCGGCGAGGGCTCCCTCGCGGACCGCCTCGGCTACGAGGACACCGCCCTGGAGGGCGTGGAGTACCGCGAGTCCCTCAAGCCACTGCTGGCCAAACTCCCGCCTCGCGAGCGGCAGATCATCATGCTGCGCTTCTTCGCCAACATGACCCAGTCGCAGATCGGCGAGGAGGTCGGCATCTCCCAGATGCACGTCTCCCGGCTGCTGACGCGGACCCTCTCGCAGCTGCGGGAAGGCCTCATCTCGGACTGAGGCCGCCAGGAGACCCCGGGGAAAGAGCAGGCCCGAGCCAGTCCGGAGCAGGCCGAAGGAGCCCGGGGGCTCCTGTTCGACGGAGCGTCGGCCAGCAGGGCGCGACGCTTCGAGCGACGTGGACACATGGCCGTCGGGGCGCCTTGATCGGCGCGTCGGCGGCCGTCGTCCGTTCGCATACGGCCGCGGGCAGCGCGTTCACCGGGAGCGGCACGTCGGAACGCCCAGGCGCCTCGGGCACCGAACCCTCCGGCGGCGCAGTCGACGGCTCGCTCGCTGATCGCAGCCGGGGCACCGCCGGAGCGGACCTGGACGGTGTGCGTCGACGCGATGGGGGTACTCCCCGCTCGAGCGAAGCCGAGAGGGGGAGCGTGCCGCTGGTCGTGCACATCCCACGCGCGACGCGACCGTCCGGTGGACGTGGTTACTTCAGCGCGAGCCAGGCCACGGCGGCGACGACCGCCACCGCGACGACCACGCCGATGATGAGGCCGAGGCGGGGACCGCTGGAAGCGGCGGCCTGCTGCTGGCGGCCCTGAGGGGCCTCGTCCACGAACGCGCGGAACATCTGGGTGCTGCCGGCCGGGTCGTTGTTGCCCTGGGGGCCCTGGGTGTTAGCCATGCCCCGAGA encodes:
- a CDS encoding LytR C-terminal domain-containing protein, coding for MSMLTPPGMGGKYRITGDKYPRMRRSRRRGRLVLALVASAAALGLIGWGTLQLIDVFTGGGKKASAAGAKTDCGTRAAPSASAGSVAAVPKPGRITVNVFNATPRSGLAKQTADELKKRGFKIGDVGNATKEYDKKVKGAGMLLGPASSLNTSLPVLATQLSAAERRTDAARKGTDLDLVLGNGFKALSTKKDADKALAELAEPQPTSISKKTC
- a CDS encoding cupin domain-containing protein translates to MTPEELVAHYGLEPIPREGGLFRRTWAGPERPDGRPEGSAIVALLTAAPGDFSALHRLPNDEIWHFYLGDPLDLLLLAPDGTSRTAVLGPDVLAGQHLQLTVPAGTWMGGRVAAGGAWTFFGCTMAPGFTYEGYEHGDAAQLSARYPAWADQIAGLCRP
- a CDS encoding nucleoside deaminase, translated to MRLALAEAEQAGRDGDVPVGAVLLSPDGTTVLAAGHNEREATGDPTAHAEVLAVRRGAAALNAAARSASGRGGGGISAGQWRLSGCTLVVTLEPCTMCAGALVQARVDRVVYGARDEKAGAAGSLWDVVRDRRLNHRPEVVEGVLAEECAGLLTDFFRSR
- a CDS encoding RNA polymerase sigma factor SigF, producing the protein MSADQGSSKVLTLTKSEPAPALDDVTAVEAAPAPALPTSGALDTRTLSRSLFLRLAALDENSPERAYVRDTLIELNLPLVRYAAARFRSRNEPMEDIVQVGTIGLIKAIDRFDCERGVEFPTFAMPTVVGEIKRFFRDTSWSVRVPRRLQELRLALTKASDELSQKLDRSPTVPELAAVLGVSEEDVVDGLAVGNAYTASSLDSPALEDDGGEGSLADRLGYEDTALEGVEYRESLKPLLAKLPPRERQIIMLRFFANMTQSQIGEEVGISQMHVSRLLTRTLSQLREGLISD
- the upp gene encoding uracil phosphoribosyltransferase; the protein is MRLHVVDHPLVAHKLTALRDQRTDSATFRRLADELVTLLAYEATRDVRTEQVDITTPVAGTTGVKLSHPRPLVVPILRAGLGMLDGMMRLLPTAEVGFLGMIRNEETLEASTYATRMPEDLSNRQVYVLDPMLATGGTLVAAIRELIGRGADDVTAVVLLAAPEGVEVLERELAGTPVTVVTASVDDHLNEHGYIVPGLGDAGDRLYGAAE
- a CDS encoding SDR family oxidoreductase → MRPPDTSQRPSEGSTGLLEGQTALVTGAGGGIGRGIALRFAAAGAAVAVHCRTGVASAREVAGRVRDSGGWAVVLEADLTDEDACRRLVGEAAEWGGGRLTALVNNAGVQPTRPLPGMTVAEWRAVVDTNLSSVFACTQAAAEVMREQGGGSVTHIASIEAGHPAPEHAHYSASKAAVVAHARAAALEYGPHGIRVNTVSPGLVDRDGLAEAWPDGVRRWRGAAPLGRLGRPEDIGDACVFLASPLASWITGHDLVVDGGVSARPTW
- a CDS encoding Fe-S cluster assembly protein HesB, whose product is MDVTLHLAQDPEADALLGRSPLAALVGMLLDQQVPMEWAFKGPRTIADRLGADDLDAHEIAAQDPEAFAALLSEKPAVHRYPGSMAKRIQQLCQYLVEHYDGRAELVWKGVDDGRELLRRLQELPGFGKQKAQIFLALLGKQLGVRPEGWREAAGSYGEPESFRSVADITGPESLTKVRAHKQEMKAAAKAAKAARTT
- a CDS encoding RNA polymerase sigma factor SigF, which gives rise to MVKTDEEVALSVSASTAPPQEEAPVQPPVPTAPQRSRGADTRALTQVLFAQLKDLRPGTPEHNRVRGALIEANLPLVRYAAARFRSRNEPMEDVIQVGTIGLINAIDRFDPDRGVQFPTFAMPTVVGEIKRYFRDNVRTVHVPRRLHELWVQVNSATEDLTTSFGRTPTTSEIAERLRITEEEVLSCIEAGRSYHATSLEAAQEGDGMPGLLDRLGYEDPALDGVEHRDLVRHLLVQLPEREQRILLLRYYSNLTQSQISAELGVSQMHVSRLLARSFQRLRSANRIEA
- a CDS encoding type II toxin-antitoxin system VapB family antitoxin, producing MIFKRIGNGRPYPDHGRESTRQWADVAPRPVRLDQLVTTKGQLDLETLLAEDSTFYGDLFAHVVKWQGDLYLEDGLHRAVRAALQQRQVLHARVLELD
- a CDS encoding copper resistance protein CopC — encoded protein: MLLGSVLVLLVFGGAGTASAHAALRATDPKDGTVLKSAPRDISLTFTESVGLIKDSFRVLGPDNQQLDVKDARQGPDGSDSVRVTLPAKLAKGTYVVAWRVVSADSHPVSGAFTFSVGKASPNPPVLDSGPVEDPATASLYNIARYLAYLAAALLLGTAVFLAVCRPPDTGPLRRPLWAGFWTLLGATVVLLALRAPYESGVGPASAFDAADLERTVTTRFGAMLLLRLALLPLIAFFLVRLLRRTEWSRLRLGAGAALSAGLALTWAAAEHASAGIQVPVAMTAAVLHVLAMAVWLGGLAALLLILYRTSAAPARMIARYSRLAFASVVVLVVTGVYQSWRGLGSWSALTETAYGRLLTLKLLAVVLLLTAAALSRQWTARLAEAEVTAEVPAKVESEAVVRERVPEPVGGPSGSGGEGPVPESEPVAEPAPEDPGRRRIRRSVLLEVAVGVVVLVLSTMLSSTLPGRAAAEAQRTEQSTQASGIPTASVAVVPFDTGSPGGYGKAQITLLPGSSAGDYSVEAVVYGPDGGLSSVPELRLSFTFPAQDIGPIQADLTDKGGYWGTDSLKLPITGDWMMKVTVRISDIDQVSEEQKVRITG
- a CDS encoding Dabb family protein: MIRHLVLFKLAEGVERDDPRVVKGEEAFRSLEGTIPEIRFWELGWNLSDRPIAYDFAINSGFDDAAALRRYVEHPEHQAGVTLWKEFATWVIADYEY